From Nicotiana tabacum cultivar K326 chromosome 15, ASM71507v2, whole genome shotgun sequence, the proteins below share one genomic window:
- the LOC107827107 gene encoding RNA-binding KH domain-containing protein RCF3 isoform X1, whose protein sequence is MDASLAQKRQLDSTTADTSTASTPTKRRHQLQSSSATPPSNTFRTPPPPPFLKLAPSEAFFRILCPADKTGGVIGKGGAIIRQVREETGAKIRIDDSLPGCDERVIVIIADSTKKESSSAANSSADELANLDDESSSSQAQRALIRVFERILKVDEERNAEGEGRKDECSDVSGPQGVVVCRLLAPSNQVGSVLGRGGKIIEKIRQEAGAQVRVLPKDQLPACASPGDELIQITGSFSAVRKALLSVSSCLQDNSRIDSVNASTPKFSAMSQTGTGYHTPDQFSRSSGVESAGINHRMVLEEEIVFKVLCPVDKVGNLIGKGGSIIRVMQNETGASIKIADSASDLDERVVVISARENPEQRNSPAQEALLRVQARIAEIGFEPGAAVVSRLLVHARHMSSLFGNGSILIAELRRLTGASIRIFPREHSPKYGSHTEEVLQVIGSMHSVQDALFQITCRLRDTMFPMKPHISNIAPSHFPSYSEIPSPSFRPRHDPASPSYRSPAGYPHDRAPHFHGYERQGHVPFFDRPPSPGRWGPQAVNSRYTAGVADLSGGFALKNGHSGSETATPNLAGIVIEVVIPQMLLKHVYGEDSSNLSDIARISGAKIVVHDPVANSAEGTVVVSGTPDQARAAQSLIHAFILSEQNM, encoded by the exons ATGGACGCATCCTTGGCGCAGAAGCGACAGCTGGACTCCACCACAGCAGATACTTCCACTGCTTCCACTCCCACCAAGCGCCGCCACCAATTACAGTCTTCCTCTGCAACTCCGCCGTCCAATACCTTCCGTACACCACCGCCGCCTCCTTTTCTGAAGCTCGCTCCTAGTGAAGCCTTTTTCCGTATCCTCTGTCCGGCGGACAAAACCGGCGGCGTCATCGGAAAAGGCGGCGCCATCATCCGCCAGGTCCGAGAGGAGACCGGAGCTAAAATTCGTATCGACGATTCACTTCCCGGCTGCGATGAGCGCGTTATTGTTATAATAGCCGACTCGACGAAGAAAGAGAGCAGCTCAGCTGCTAATTCCAGTGCCGACGAATTAGCAAATTTGGACGACGAGTCATCGTCATCGCAGGCTCAGCGGGCGTTGATTAGAGTTTTCGAGAGGATATTGAAGGTGGACGAGGAGCGGAATGCGGAAGGGGAGGGGAGGAAGGATGAATGTAGTGATGTGTCGGGTCCACAGGGAGTGGTTGTTTGTAGACTGTTAGCACCGAGTAATCAGGTTGGCAGCGTGCTAGGCAGAGGGGGGAAGATTATTGAGAAGATAAGACAGGAGGCTGGAGCTCAAGTTAGGGTTTTACCTAAAGATCAGTTGCCTGCTTGTGCTTCACCTGGTGACGAGTTAATTCAG ATAACCGGAAGCTTTTCAGCTGTGAGAAAAGCTCTGTTGTCTGTTTCAAGTTGTCTTCAGGATAACTCGAGGATAGATTCAGTAAATGCCTCTACCCCAAAATTTTCAGCAATGTCACAAACTGGAACTGGTTATCACACTCCAGATCAGTTTTCAAGGAGTTCTGGTGTTGAAAGTGCTGGAATCAACCACAGGATGGTCTTGGAGGAAGAGATTGTGTTTAAGGTGTTGTGTCCGGTTGACAAAGTTGGAAACTTAATAGGAAAAGGAGGCTCAATTATAAGGGTGATGCAGAATGAAACTGGTGCATCTATCAAGATTGCTGATTCAGCATCTGATTTAGATGAAAGAGTTGTTGTGATATCTGCTAGGGAG AACCCAGAGCAAAGAAATTCCCCTGCTCAGGAAGCTCTTCTTCGTGTACAGGCCAGAATTGCTGAGATTGGATTTGAACCAGGAGCTGCAGTTGTTTCAAGGCTTCTGGTACATGCACGTCACATGAGTTCTCTCTTTGGTAATGGAAGTATTCTAATTGCTGAATTGCGACGACTCACTGGTGCTAGTATACGTATTTTTCCTAGAGAACATTCTCCAAAATATGGTTCCCACACTGAAGAAGTTTTACAG GTTATTGGGAGCATGCACTCTGTCCAGGATGCTTTGTTCCAAATTACTTGTAGGCTTCGTGATACAATGTTTCCTATGAAGCCGCATATTTCAAATATTGCCCCTTCGCATTTTCCCTCCTATTCTGAAATTCCATCCCCATCATTCAGGCCAAGGCACGATCCTGCTTCTCCTAGTTACCGCTCACCTGCTGGCTACCCTCATG ATCGTGCTCCCCATTTCCATGGCTATGAAAGACAAGGACATGTTCCATTTTTTGATAGACCTCCTTCACCtggaagatggggtcctcag GCAGTCAATTCTAGATATACAGCTGGAGTGGCTGATTTAAGTGGAGGCTTTGCCTTGAAGAATGGCCACAGTGGCAG TGAGACGGCAACACCTAATTTGGCAGGCATTGTTATTGAAGTTGTAATTCCTCAGATGTTGTTAAAACACGTGTATGGAGAGGATTCTAGCAACCTTAGTGATATAGCAAGG ATTTCAGGTGCTAAGATAGTAGTTCATGATCCTGTAGCCAATTCTGCAGAAGGCACTGTTGTTGTGTCGGGGACACCAGATCAAGCACGAGCCGCTCAGAGCCTTATTCATGCCTTCATTTTATCTGAGCAGAATATGTAG
- the LOC107768875 gene encoding vacuolar cation/proton exchanger 2-like (The RefSeq protein has 1 substitution compared to this genomic sequence), with product MGSIGEKVELESNEEIPFSSSHNATNKTETLHFEAAAHMASPRSFYSYSRVLRKMDQISFMRSIYIVILKAKINILLPFGPLAILLHYVTKKHEWVFFFSLVGITPLAERLGYATEQLAFFTGPTVGGLLNATFGNATEMIISLYALNNGMMRVVKQSLLGSILSNMLLVLGCAFFCGGIVHHQKVQVFSKATAIVNSGLLLMAVMGILFPAVLHFTHTEVHFGKSELALSRFSSCIMLIAYASYLFFQLKSQQNLYSPINEDRENNAEDFDEEEAPEITQWEAIGWLAILTIWISVLSGYLVDAIQGASDSMNMPVSFISVILLPIVGNAAEHASAIMFAMKDKLDITLGVAIGSSTQISMFVIPFCVVVGWFMGKPMDLNFQLFETATLFITVLVVAFMLQEGTSNYFKGLMLILCYLIVAASFFVHVDPSKEGE from the exons ATGGGATCTATAGGGGAAAAGGTAGAGCTTGAATCTAATGAGGAGATCCCTTTTAGTTCATCTCATAATGCTACAAACAAGACAGAAACTCTACATTTTGAGGCAGCAGCTCATATGGCGTCGCCTAGAAGTTTCTACTCATATTCGAGAGTCTTAAGGAAGATGGATCAGATCAGCTTTATGAGGAGTATATACATTGTTATACTTAAAGCAAAGATCAATATTTTGCTTCCTTTTGGACCTCTGGCTATACTGCTACACTATGTTACAAAAAAACAT GAATGGGTCTTTTTCTTCAGTTTGGTGGGGATTACACCCTTAGCTGAGCGTTTAGGTTATGCAACTGA GCAGCTTGCATTTTTCACTGGGCCTACAG TTGGGGGCCTTCTGAATGCTACATTTGGCAATGCGACTGAAATGATAATCTCATTATATGCATTGAATAATGGAATGATGAGGGTTGTTAAACAATCCTTGCTGGGTTCTATTTTGTCAAATATGCTCTTGGTGCTCGGATGTGCCTTCTTCTGTGGCGGGATTGTTCATCATCAGAAAGTCCAGGTTTTTAGTAAG GCAACTGCGATCGTGAATTCAGGATTGTTATTGATGGCAGTCATGGGCATATTGTTTCCGGCTGTACTTCATTTCACCCACACAGAAGTGCATTTTGGGAAGTCAGAGCTGGCTCTTTCAAGGTTTAGCAGTTGCATAATGCTGATAGCATATGCAAGTTACCTATTTTTTCAGCTCAAGAGTCAACAAAATCTATATAGTCCTATCAATGAG GATAGAGAAAATAATGCCGAAGATTTTGATGAAGAAGAAGCCCCTGAGATAACACAATGGGAAGCTATAGGGTGGCTTGCTATTTTGACAGTATGGATATCTGTGCTATCTGGGTATCTTGTTGATGCCATCCAG GGAGCATCTGACTCAATGAACATGCCTGTGTCTTTTATTAGTGTCATCCTGCTTCCAATTGTTGGAAATGCTGCAGAACATGCAAGTGCAATCATGTTTGCAATGAAAGATAAGCTT GATATTACACTTGGAGTTGCAATTGGGTCATCAACTCAGATATCAATGTTTGTG ATTCcattttgtgttgttgttggttgGTTCATGGGAAAACCAATGGACTTGAACTTCCAATTGTTTGAGACTGCTACACTCTTTATCACAGTGCTAGTCGTGGCATTTATGCTGCAG GAAGGAACATCAAACTATTTTAAGGGGTTGATGCTTATTCTATGCTATCTCATTGTTGCAGCCAGTTTCTTTGTACATGTTGATCCATCAAAAG AAGGGGAATAA
- the LOC107827109 gene encoding exocyst complex component EXO70A1-like, which produces MHGIEKIKAAREILKCNIEKSRELGVEIGDSGCRLESCGQRLNFLAAALRTIACKCTLYKMIGRDIDRAIGPAASVVKIFDVICGLEKTLSTDPSDDISAYLTTLKWMEEALGLLTDNCKLVISWLENSNCNSSVAESWYVMNVNKCLNILRQLQATEERSRAKGGALMVALDKLESELASSLTDIAPLSLPLPNVIQNVQAIIDRLAVNHRFDKCTSIYIEVRSSNVRKTLEELDLDYLEEISLTEFDSVLSVESHIDQWREHLEFAVKDLLDIEHRLCNEIFQKSASKDSSCTDCFAKIAVQSGIHSFIKFGNTITRGKKEAVKLLKLLDMFAALKRLRSDFNRLFSGRTCGEIQSQTRDLIKKVVNGACEIFWQLSLQVELQRTTSPPANGSVPRLVNFVTEYCNQLLEDEYWSTLVQVVEIHQGWNHESSDKELLLNEMRKIIMVIELNLESWAKTYTDDTLSYLFLMNNHWYLCKYTKGTKLGELMGHEWIRGHEENMEYYETLYLSESWGKLPDLLSEEGLVLFPGGRAIDRQVVKKRFKEFTEAFDDIYKRHSNWELCDKGLRWRVRQLVLQVVVPSYSSYLAKYMPSIEFEVASTGNQHIKYTAETLGNMISGLFEPKVGKYGSTTKCTEWSGKLNNSIVANHLSSTPAAA; this is translated from the coding sequence ATGCATGGGATTGAGAAGATCAAAGCTGCAAGAGAAATTCTCAAGTGCAATATAGAGAAATCAAGAGAATTAGGAGTAGAAATTGGTGATAGTGGCTGTAGATTGGAGAGTTGTGGGCAGAGGCTGAATTTCTTAGCAGCTGCCCTTAGAACTATAGCATGTAAATGTACATTATACAAGATGATTGGTCGTGATATTGATCGCGCTATTGGTCCTGCTGCATCTGTTGTTAAGATATTTGATGTCATTTGTGGACTTGAAAAAACTCTTTCCACTGACCCTTCTGATGATATCTCAGCTTATCTCACCACACTCAAATGGATGGAAGAAGCGCTTGGCCTTCTCACCGATAACTGCAAATTAGTCATTTCTTGGCTTGAAAACAGCAATTGCAATTCCTCTGTTGCTGAAAGTTGGTATGTTATGAATGTGAACAAGTGTTTGAATATACTTAGGCAGTTGCAAGCTACAGAGGAACGTTCTCGTGCCAAAGGTGGAGCGTTGATGGTCGCATTAGACAAGCTGGAAAGTGAATTGGCATCCTCGTTAACGGACATAGCTCCACTGTCTTTGCCTTTGCCAAATGTTATTCAAAATGTGCAAGCTATTATTGATAGATTGGCTGTGAACCATAGATTTGACAAATGTACATCTATTTATATTGAGGTTCGGAGTTCAAATGTGAGAAAAACTTTAGAAGAGCTGGATTTGGACTACCTGGAGGAGATATCATTGACAGAGTTTGACAGTGTTTTGAGTGTAGAGTCTCACATTGACCAATGGCGCGAGCACTTGGAATTCGCAGTGAAGGATTTGTTAGACATAGAACACAGGCTTTGCAATGAAATATTCCAGAAATCAGCATCTAAAGATAGTAGCTGTACGGACTGCTTCGCAAAAATTGCAGTCCAATCTGGGATTCATTCTTTCATCAAATTTGGCAACACAATTACCAGAGGGAAGAAAGAAGCAGTTAAGCTGTTGAAGTTATTGGACATGTTTGCTGCTCTAAAGAGACTACGCTCCGATTTCAACAGACTTTTCAGTGGAAGAACCTGTGGTGAAATCCAGAGCCAAACAAGGGATCTGATCAAGAAAGTTGTGAATGGGGCTTGTGAAATTTTCTGGCAACTTTCTCTTCAGGTGGAACTGCAGAGGACAACTAGTCCTCCGGCGAATGGTAGTGTTCCGAGGCTGGTTAACTTTGTCACTGAGTATTGTAATCAGCTTCTTGAGGATGAATATTGGTCCACACTTGTCCAAGTTGTGGAGATACATCAAGGTTGGAACCACGAGAGCTCCGATAAGGAGCTTCTTCTAAATGAGATGCGAAAAATAATAATGGTAATTGAGCTCAATTTAGAGAGTTGGGCAAAGACATACACGGACGACACTCTCTCCTATCTCTTCTTGATGAATAACCATTGGTACTTATGCAAGTACACGAAGGGAACGAAACTTGGTGAGCTAATGGGACACGAATGGATTAGAGGTCACGAGGAAAACATGGAGTACTACGAGACACTCTATTTGAGCGAGAGCTGGGGAAAACTCCCGGACCTTCTGAGCGAGGAAGGTCTAGTGTTGTTCCCTGGAGGGAGAGCCATTGATCGTCAAGTGGTTAAGAAGAGATTCAAGGAATTCACAGAGGCTTTCGACGATATTTACAAGAGGCATTCCAATTGGGAATTGTGTGATAAGGGGCTAAGATGGAGAGTACGCCAACTCGTATTGCAGGTTGTTGTCCCTTCTTACAGTAGCTACCTAGCAAAATACATGCCCTCTATAGAATTTGAGGTTGCTAGTACTGGTAATCAACACATAAAATACACAGCTGAGACCTTAGGAAATATGATCAGTGGTCTATTTGAACCAAAAGTTGGAAAGTATGGCAGTACTACCAAATGCACAGAATGGAGTGGAAAGCTTAATAATAGTATTGTTGCTAATCACCTTTCTTCCACACCTGCAGCAGCATGA
- the LOC107827107 gene encoding RNA-binding KH domain-containing protein RCF3 isoform X2, producing the protein MDASLAQKRQLDSTTADTSTASTPTKRRHQLQSSSATPPSNTFRTPPPPPFLKLAPSEAFFRILCPADKTGGVIGKGGAIIRQVREETGAKIRIDDSLPGCDERVIVIIADSTKKESSSAANSSADELANLDDESSSSQAQRALIRVFERILKVDEERNAEGEGRKDECSDVSGPQGVVVCRLLAPSNQVGSVLGRGGKIIEKIRQEAGAQVRVLPKDQLPACASPGDELIQITGSFSAVRKALLSVSSCLQDNSRIDSVNASTPKFSAMSQTGTGYHTPDQFSRSSGVESAGINHRMVLEEEIVFKVLCPVDKVGNLIGKGGSIIRVMQNETGASIKIADSASDLDERVVVISARENPEQRNSPAQEALLRVQARIAEIGFEPGAAVVSRLLVHARHMSSLFGNGSILIAELRRLTGASIRIFPREHSPKYGSHTEEVLQVIGSMHSVQDALFQITCQGTILLLLVTAHLLATLMVWNILAVNSRYTAGVADLSGGFALKNGHSGSETATPNLAGIVIEVVIPQMLLKHVYGEDSSNLSDIARISGAKIVVHDPVANSAEGTVVVSGTPDQARAAQSLIHAFILSEQNM; encoded by the exons ATGGACGCATCCTTGGCGCAGAAGCGACAGCTGGACTCCACCACAGCAGATACTTCCACTGCTTCCACTCCCACCAAGCGCCGCCACCAATTACAGTCTTCCTCTGCAACTCCGCCGTCCAATACCTTCCGTACACCACCGCCGCCTCCTTTTCTGAAGCTCGCTCCTAGTGAAGCCTTTTTCCGTATCCTCTGTCCGGCGGACAAAACCGGCGGCGTCATCGGAAAAGGCGGCGCCATCATCCGCCAGGTCCGAGAGGAGACCGGAGCTAAAATTCGTATCGACGATTCACTTCCCGGCTGCGATGAGCGCGTTATTGTTATAATAGCCGACTCGACGAAGAAAGAGAGCAGCTCAGCTGCTAATTCCAGTGCCGACGAATTAGCAAATTTGGACGACGAGTCATCGTCATCGCAGGCTCAGCGGGCGTTGATTAGAGTTTTCGAGAGGATATTGAAGGTGGACGAGGAGCGGAATGCGGAAGGGGAGGGGAGGAAGGATGAATGTAGTGATGTGTCGGGTCCACAGGGAGTGGTTGTTTGTAGACTGTTAGCACCGAGTAATCAGGTTGGCAGCGTGCTAGGCAGAGGGGGGAAGATTATTGAGAAGATAAGACAGGAGGCTGGAGCTCAAGTTAGGGTTTTACCTAAAGATCAGTTGCCTGCTTGTGCTTCACCTGGTGACGAGTTAATTCAG ATAACCGGAAGCTTTTCAGCTGTGAGAAAAGCTCTGTTGTCTGTTTCAAGTTGTCTTCAGGATAACTCGAGGATAGATTCAGTAAATGCCTCTACCCCAAAATTTTCAGCAATGTCACAAACTGGAACTGGTTATCACACTCCAGATCAGTTTTCAAGGAGTTCTGGTGTTGAAAGTGCTGGAATCAACCACAGGATGGTCTTGGAGGAAGAGATTGTGTTTAAGGTGTTGTGTCCGGTTGACAAAGTTGGAAACTTAATAGGAAAAGGAGGCTCAATTATAAGGGTGATGCAGAATGAAACTGGTGCATCTATCAAGATTGCTGATTCAGCATCTGATTTAGATGAAAGAGTTGTTGTGATATCTGCTAGGGAG AACCCAGAGCAAAGAAATTCCCCTGCTCAGGAAGCTCTTCTTCGTGTACAGGCCAGAATTGCTGAGATTGGATTTGAACCAGGAGCTGCAGTTGTTTCAAGGCTTCTGGTACATGCACGTCACATGAGTTCTCTCTTTGGTAATGGAAGTATTCTAATTGCTGAATTGCGACGACTCACTGGTGCTAGTATACGTATTTTTCCTAGAGAACATTCTCCAAAATATGGTTCCCACACTGAAGAAGTTTTACAG GTTATTGGGAGCATGCACTCTGTCCAGGATGCTTTGTTCCAAATTACTT GCCAAGGCACGATCCTGCTTCTCCTAGTTACCGCTCACCTGCTGGCTACCCTCATGGTATGGAACATACTG GCAGTCAATTCTAGATATACAGCTGGAGTGGCTGATTTAAGTGGAGGCTTTGCCTTGAAGAATGGCCACAGTGGCAG TGAGACGGCAACACCTAATTTGGCAGGCATTGTTATTGAAGTTGTAATTCCTCAGATGTTGTTAAAACACGTGTATGGAGAGGATTCTAGCAACCTTAGTGATATAGCAAGG ATTTCAGGTGCTAAGATAGTAGTTCATGATCCTGTAGCCAATTCTGCAGAAGGCACTGTTGTTGTGTCGGGGACACCAGATCAAGCACGAGCCGCTCAGAGCCTTATTCATGCCTTCATTTTATCTGAGCAGAATATGTAG
- the LOC107827110 gene encoding V-type proton ATPase catalytic subunit A, with amino-acid sequence MPSLFGGPMTTFEDSEKESEYGYVRKVSGPVVVADGMAGAAMYELVRVGHDNLIGEIIRLEGDSATIQVYEETAGLMVNDPVLRTRKPLSVELGPGILGNIFDGIQRPLKTIAKRSGDVYIPRGVSVPALDKDILWEFQPKKIGEGDLLTGGDLYATVFENTLMEHRVALPPDAMGKITYIAPAGHYSLNDTVLELEFQGVKKQVTMLQTWPVRTPRPVASKLAADTPLLTGQRVLDALFPSVLGGTCAIPGAFGCGKTVISQALSKYSNSDTVVYVGCGERGNEMAEVLMDFPQLTMTLPDGREESVMKRTTLVANTSNMPVAAREASIYTGITIAEYFRDMGYNVSMMADSTSRWAEALREISGRLAEMPADSGYPAYLAARLASFYERAGKVKCLGGPERTGSVTIVGAVSPPGGDFSDPVTSATLGIVQVFWGLDKKLAQRKHFPSVNWLISYSKYSGALESFYEKFDADFIDIRTKAREVLQREDDLNEIVQLVGKDALAETDKITLETAKLLREDYLAQNAFTPYDKFCPFYKSVWMLRNIIHFYNLANQAVERGAGMDGQKITYTLIKHRLGDLFYRLVSQKFEDPAEGEDVLVGKFKKLHDDLTAGFRNLEDETR; translated from the exons ATGCCGTCACTCTTCGGAGGTCCTATGACTACTTTTGAGGATTCTGAGAAGGAAAGCGAGTATGGCTACGTCAGAAAG GTGTCTGGACCAGTGGTTGTTGCTGATGGAATGGCAGGGGCTGCCATGTATGAACTAGTTCGTGTCGGGCATGACAATCTCATTGGTGAAATCATTAGGCTGGAAGGAGATTCTGCTACAATTCAGG TCTATGAAGAAACAGCTGGTCTGATGGTGAATGATCCTGTGCTACGTACACGCAAG CCCCTGTCAGTAGAGCTGGGTCCTGGAATATTGGGAAACATCTTCGATGGTATTCAG AGGCCTCTGAAGACAATTGCAAAAAGGTCCGGTGATGTCTACATCCCTCGAGGTGTATCTGTTCCGGCCTTGGACAAGGACATACTATGGGAATTTCAGCCTAAGAAAATAG GTGAGGGAGATCTCTTAACAGGTGGAGATTTGTATGCT ACTGTCTTTGAGAACACCTTAATGGAACATCGTGTTGCTCTTCCTCCTGATGCCATGGGAAAGATTACTTACATTGCTCCAGCTGGTCACTACTCTTTGAAT GATACTGTTCTTGAGCTTGAGTTTCAAGGCGTCAAAAAGCAAGTGACTATGCTTCAG ACTTGGCCTGTGCGTACTCCTAGGCCTGTTGCATCAAAGTTAGCTGCTGATACTCCACTTCTTACTGGACAG CGTGTTCTGGATGCCCTGTTCCCCTCAGTGCTTGGTGGTACTTGTGCCATACCTGGTGCTTTTGGCTGTGGGAAGACAGTGATTAGTCAAGCTCTTTCCAAG TACTCTAACTCGGACACTGTCGTGTATGTTGGTTGTGGAGAAAGAGGAAACGAAATGGCAGAG GTACTTATGGATTTCCCTCAATTGACAATGACATTGCCTGATGGGCGTGAAGAGTCTGTCATGAAACGTACCACACTTGTGGCTAATACTTCAAACATGCCTGTGGCTGCTCGTGAGGCCTCAATCTATACAG GTATTACTATAGCAGAATACTTCAGAGACATGGGTTATAATGTCAGTATGATGGCAGATTCGACATCTCGTTGGGCAGAAGCTTTACGTGAAATCTCAGGTCGATTG GCTGAGATGCCTGCAGACAGTGGATATCCTGCTTATTTGGCAGCACGTTTGGCATCTTTCTATGAGCGTGCTGGTAAAGTCAAGTGTCTTGGTGGACCAGAGAGAACTGGTAGTGTGACTATTGTTGGTGCTGTTTCTCCTCCAGGAGGAGATTTCTCAGATCCTGTTACATCTGCAACCCTCGGTATTGTTCAG GTCTTCTGGGGTCTGGATAAGAAATTGGCTCAAAGGAAACACTTTCCCTCTGTAAATTGGCTTATTTCCTATTCGAAATACTCTGGG GCACTAGAGTCCTTTTATGAGAAGTTTGATGCTGATTTTATTGACATAAGGACAAAAGCCCGTGAGGTGCTGCAGAGGGAGGATGACCTAAATGAAATTGTTCAA CTTGTCGGAAAGGATGCTTTAGCTGAAACAGATAAGATTACCTTGGAAACTGCAAAGCTTTTAAGGGAGGACTACCTTGCACAAAATGCTTTTACACC ATATGATAAGTTCTGCCCTTTCTACAAATCTGTTTGGATGTTGCGCAACATTATCCACTTCTATAACTTGGCTAACCAG GCTGTTGAACGAGGAGCTGGTATGGATGGACAGAAAATTACTTACACTCTCATTAAGCACCGTTTAGGAGATTTATTCTACCGTTTGGT GTCCCAAAAGTTCGAGGATCCAGCAGAAGGCGAAGACGTTCTGGTGGGCAAGTTTAAGAAGCTTCATGATGATTTGACTGCTGGTTTCCGCAACCTTGAGGATGAGACTCGATAA
- the LOC107827107 gene encoding RNA-binding KH domain-containing protein RCF3 isoform X3, with the protein MDASLAQKRQLDSTTADTSTASTPTKRRHQLQSSSATPPSNTFRTPPPPPFLKLAPSEAFFRILCPADKTGGVIGKGGAIIRQVREETGAKIRIDDSLPGCDERVIVIIADSTKKESSSAANSSADELANLDDESSSSQAQRALIRVFERILKVDEERNAEGEGRKDECSDVSGPQGVVVCRLLAPSNQVGSVLGRGGKIIEKIRQEAGAQVRVLPKDQLPACASPGDELIQITGSFSAVRKALLSVSSCLQDNSRIDSVNASTPKFSAMSQTGTGYHTPDQFSRSSGVESAGINHRMVLEEEIVFKVLCPVDKVGNLIGKGGSIIRVMQNETGASIKIADSASDLDERVVVISARENPEQRNSPAQEALLRVQARIAEIGFEPGAAVVSRLLVHARHMSSLFGNGSILIAELRRLTGASIRIFPREHSPKYGSHTEEVLQVIGSMHSVQDALFQITCQGTILLLLVTAHLLATLMAVNSRYTAGVADLSGGFALKNGHSGSETATPNLAGIVIEVVIPQMLLKHVYGEDSSNLSDIARISGAKIVVHDPVANSAEGTVVVSGTPDQARAAQSLIHAFILSEQNM; encoded by the exons ATGGACGCATCCTTGGCGCAGAAGCGACAGCTGGACTCCACCACAGCAGATACTTCCACTGCTTCCACTCCCACCAAGCGCCGCCACCAATTACAGTCTTCCTCTGCAACTCCGCCGTCCAATACCTTCCGTACACCACCGCCGCCTCCTTTTCTGAAGCTCGCTCCTAGTGAAGCCTTTTTCCGTATCCTCTGTCCGGCGGACAAAACCGGCGGCGTCATCGGAAAAGGCGGCGCCATCATCCGCCAGGTCCGAGAGGAGACCGGAGCTAAAATTCGTATCGACGATTCACTTCCCGGCTGCGATGAGCGCGTTATTGTTATAATAGCCGACTCGACGAAGAAAGAGAGCAGCTCAGCTGCTAATTCCAGTGCCGACGAATTAGCAAATTTGGACGACGAGTCATCGTCATCGCAGGCTCAGCGGGCGTTGATTAGAGTTTTCGAGAGGATATTGAAGGTGGACGAGGAGCGGAATGCGGAAGGGGAGGGGAGGAAGGATGAATGTAGTGATGTGTCGGGTCCACAGGGAGTGGTTGTTTGTAGACTGTTAGCACCGAGTAATCAGGTTGGCAGCGTGCTAGGCAGAGGGGGGAAGATTATTGAGAAGATAAGACAGGAGGCTGGAGCTCAAGTTAGGGTTTTACCTAAAGATCAGTTGCCTGCTTGTGCTTCACCTGGTGACGAGTTAATTCAG ATAACCGGAAGCTTTTCAGCTGTGAGAAAAGCTCTGTTGTCTGTTTCAAGTTGTCTTCAGGATAACTCGAGGATAGATTCAGTAAATGCCTCTACCCCAAAATTTTCAGCAATGTCACAAACTGGAACTGGTTATCACACTCCAGATCAGTTTTCAAGGAGTTCTGGTGTTGAAAGTGCTGGAATCAACCACAGGATGGTCTTGGAGGAAGAGATTGTGTTTAAGGTGTTGTGTCCGGTTGACAAAGTTGGAAACTTAATAGGAAAAGGAGGCTCAATTATAAGGGTGATGCAGAATGAAACTGGTGCATCTATCAAGATTGCTGATTCAGCATCTGATTTAGATGAAAGAGTTGTTGTGATATCTGCTAGGGAG AACCCAGAGCAAAGAAATTCCCCTGCTCAGGAAGCTCTTCTTCGTGTACAGGCCAGAATTGCTGAGATTGGATTTGAACCAGGAGCTGCAGTTGTTTCAAGGCTTCTGGTACATGCACGTCACATGAGTTCTCTCTTTGGTAATGGAAGTATTCTAATTGCTGAATTGCGACGACTCACTGGTGCTAGTATACGTATTTTTCCTAGAGAACATTCTCCAAAATATGGTTCCCACACTGAAGAAGTTTTACAG GTTATTGGGAGCATGCACTCTGTCCAGGATGCTTTGTTCCAAATTACTT GCCAAGGCACGATCCTGCTTCTCCTAGTTACCGCTCACCTGCTGGCTACCCTCATG GCAGTCAATTCTAGATATACAGCTGGAGTGGCTGATTTAAGTGGAGGCTTTGCCTTGAAGAATGGCCACAGTGGCAG TGAGACGGCAACACCTAATTTGGCAGGCATTGTTATTGAAGTTGTAATTCCTCAGATGTTGTTAAAACACGTGTATGGAGAGGATTCTAGCAACCTTAGTGATATAGCAAGG ATTTCAGGTGCTAAGATAGTAGTTCATGATCCTGTAGCCAATTCTGCAGAAGGCACTGTTGTTGTGTCGGGGACACCAGATCAAGCACGAGCCGCTCAGAGCCTTATTCATGCCTTCATTTTATCTGAGCAGAATATGTAG